The following proteins are co-located in the Marinomonas profundi genome:
- the chvE gene encoding multiple monosaccharide ABC transporter substrate-binding protein: protein MNYLKNAIAGLVLGATALSSASALAANGYVGIAMPTKSSARWITDGDSMVKLFQDAGYKVDLQYAEDEIPNQLSQIENMIVKGVDVLVIAAIDGTTLSNALENADAAGIKVISYDRLIKNSPYVSYYATFDNFKVGVLQAKSLVSGMEKSGKGPYNVELFGGSPDDNNAYFFYNGAMSVLQPMIDSGKINVVSGQMGMDTVGTLRWDGATAQARMDNLLSAHYTNKQIDGVLSPYDGISIGILSSLKGVGYGSGDLPMPVVSGQDAEVPSVKSIIAGEQYSTIFKDTRELANVTVGMVQAVLNDATPQINDTTTYDNGIKVIPSYLLEPVTVDKSNWQDVLLGSGYYTKSQVE, encoded by the coding sequence ATGAACTATCTAAAGAATGCCATTGCGGGTTTAGTACTGGGTGCCACAGCGCTAAGTTCTGCGAGCGCTTTGGCGGCGAATGGTTATGTGGGTATTGCCATGCCAACCAAGTCCTCTGCTCGCTGGATCACCGATGGTGATTCCATGGTAAAACTTTTCCAAGACGCAGGGTATAAAGTGGATCTGCAATACGCAGAAGATGAAATCCCCAACCAGTTATCTCAAATTGAAAACATGATCGTAAAAGGCGTTGATGTGTTAGTGATCGCCGCGATTGATGGCACGACATTGTCTAACGCATTAGAAAACGCCGATGCGGCTGGCATTAAAGTCATTTCCTATGATCGCCTGATTAAAAACAGCCCTTATGTGAGTTACTACGCGACGTTTGATAATTTCAAAGTCGGCGTGCTGCAAGCGAAATCGTTGGTGAGCGGCATGGAAAAAAGTGGTAAAGGCCCTTACAACGTAGAATTGTTTGGCGGTTCGCCAGACGATAATAACGCCTATTTCTTCTATAACGGCGCCATGTCTGTACTTCAGCCAATGATCGATTCTGGCAAGATAAACGTTGTGTCTGGTCAGATGGGCATGGACACAGTGGGCACGTTACGCTGGGATGGCGCTACTGCTCAAGCGCGTATGGATAACCTGCTTTCGGCGCATTACACCAACAAACAGATCGACGGTGTTTTGTCTCCCTATGACGGTATTTCGATTGGTATTTTGTCTTCTCTTAAAGGTGTCGGTTACGGCTCCGGTGACCTGCCTATGCCGGTTGTGAGTGGTCAAGACGCTGAAGTGCCATCGGTGAAATCTATTATCGCGGGTGAACAATACTCGACCATATTTAAAGATACGCGTGAATTGGCTAACGTCACCGTGGGTATGGTACAGGCGGTATTGAATGACGCTACACCGCAAATCAATGATACGACAACCTATGATAACGGTATAAAAGTTATTCCTAGCTACTTGCTTGAGCCTGTCACGGTGGATAAATCCAACTGGCAAGATGTGTTGCTAGGCAGTGGTTATTACACCAAGTCCCAAGTCGAATAA
- a CDS encoding cation:proton antiporter family protein has translation MEFIWILFAFVCGLAVKMINLPPLIGFLLAGFLLNYFGFESNDTLETLANIGITLMLFSIGLKLHVKDLLKREVWASTLSHMGVSSLLFAAIALLLGIFSLPYFGLLEFKTAALIGFALSFSSTVCVMKLLEENGELKTRHGQLALGILVMQDIVAVIFLVAATGKIPSIWALGLFGLLLIRPLINKIVDKSGHGEMLPLTGLFLALGGYELFYLVGVKGDLGALIFGILLASHPKATEMNKSLMNFKDLFLIGFFLSIGFTALPTVSMIGMSLIITLIILVKFALFFALMTKMKLRGRTSFLSSLILSNYSEFGLIVVALSVANGWLEKEWLVILALAVSISFIITSVIYRQSHRLYRNNKETIRQFESRQCLPEDTFTQPKGAEVLIVGLGRVGRGAFTSLKGVMGDAVAGMDTDRKRIRIMQDVNENVFYGDGEDADLWERLDTRGIRLIMLALPIAEDSTNIAIQLRKANYQGQIAAIARYQDERDTLLASGINNVFNFYTEAGTGFAEESLALIQPAESTAA, from the coding sequence ATGGAATTTATTTGGATTTTGTTCGCATTTGTCTGCGGACTGGCCGTCAAAATGATCAACTTACCGCCATTGATCGGCTTTTTGCTTGCTGGTTTTCTACTAAATTACTTTGGCTTCGAGTCTAATGACACCCTAGAAACACTGGCCAACATTGGCATCACCTTGATGCTGTTTAGTATTGGCCTAAAACTGCATGTCAAAGATCTGCTAAAACGCGAAGTATGGGCATCCACCCTCAGTCATATGGGTGTTTCGAGCCTGCTGTTCGCGGCAATTGCCTTGCTGCTTGGCATTTTTAGTTTGCCTTATTTTGGTCTGCTTGAGTTTAAAACCGCGGCACTGATTGGCTTCGCACTGAGTTTTTCCAGTACCGTCTGTGTAATGAAACTGTTAGAAGAAAATGGCGAACTAAAAACCCGCCACGGCCAACTCGCACTGGGCATTTTGGTCATGCAAGACATAGTGGCGGTGATATTCCTCGTCGCGGCAACGGGTAAAATCCCTTCTATCTGGGCCTTAGGCTTATTTGGCTTACTGCTTATTCGTCCGCTAATCAACAAAATCGTCGACAAATCTGGGCACGGCGAAATGCTGCCATTAACCGGGCTTTTTCTCGCGCTGGGAGGTTACGAGTTATTTTATTTAGTCGGTGTAAAAGGCGATTTAGGCGCGCTCATTTTTGGCATTTTATTGGCGTCTCACCCCAAAGCCACGGAAATGAACAAATCGCTGATGAATTTCAAAGACCTGTTCCTGATTGGCTTCTTTTTATCTATTGGTTTTACCGCCTTACCCACCGTTAGCATGATAGGTATGAGCTTGATTATCACCTTAATCATTTTGGTTAAATTTGCGCTGTTCTTTGCCTTAATGACCAAGATGAAACTGCGCGGTAGAACCTCTTTTTTATCGTCACTGATCCTTTCCAACTACAGTGAATTTGGCCTAATTGTGGTGGCATTAAGTGTCGCTAATGGCTGGCTCGAAAAAGAATGGTTAGTCATTTTAGCCCTCGCCGTGTCTATTTCCTTTATCATTACCAGCGTCATTTATCGCCAATCTCATCGCCTCTACCGCAACAACAAAGAAACCATTCGTCAATTCGAAAGCCGCCAATGCCTGCCGGAAGACACCTTCACCCAACCTAAAGGCGCCGAGGTATTAATCGTCGGTCTGGGTCGAGTCGGACGAGGCGCTTTTACATCGCTTAAAGGCGTGATGGGTGATGCCGTCGCAGGCATGGATACCGACCGTAAGCGCATCCGAATCATGCAAGACGTCAATGAAAATGTGTTTTATGGTGACGGGGAAGACGCCGACCTCTGGGAGCGTTTAGACACCAGAGGAATTCGCTTAATCATGTTGGCCTTACCCATAGCCGAAGACAGCACCAACATTGCCATCCAGCTGCGCAAAGCCAACTACCAAGGCCAAATCGCCGCCATCGCCCGCTACCAAGACGAACGCGACACACTGCTGGCATCTGGCATCAACAACGTCTTCAACTTCTACACCGAAGCCGGAACGGGGTTTGCAGAAGAAAGCTTGGCATTGATTCAACCAGCGGAAAGCACCGCAGCGTAG
- a CDS encoding FAD-dependent oxidoreductase encodes MSERLNNAFQFVEVDRKDPKKKPLITRKAQFVEIYKPFEEASAKDQSHRCLECGNPYCEWKCPVHNYIPNWLKLVSEGSILEAAELSHQTNSLPEVCGRVCPQDRLCEGACTLGEGGFGAVTIGSVEKYITDTAFALGWRPDMSNVVPVNKTVAIVGAGPAGLACADILVRNGIKPVVFDKYPEIGGLLTFGIPEFKLEKSVMTRRREIFEEMGVEFVLGTSVGDDVPFEHVLEEYDAVFLGMGTYKYMKGGFAGEDLPGVHDALDYLISNVNHCLDFEEDPADYVNLKGKQVVVLGGGDTAMDCNRTAIRQGAKSVTCAYRRDQENMPGSRKEVQNAKEEGVQFLFNRQPVEIIGNGKVEGVKVVETQMGEPDENGRRSPEIIEGSEQIIPADTVLIAFGFQASPAPWFEKFGIETDARGRVIAPKKGKFMFQTTNEKIFAGGDMVRGSDLVVTAIDEGRKAAEGIMDFLDV; translated from the coding sequence ATGTCTGAGCGCTTGAACAACGCATTTCAATTCGTCGAAGTGGATCGTAAAGATCCGAAAAAGAAGCCTTTAATTACGCGTAAGGCGCAATTCGTCGAAATTTATAAACCATTCGAAGAAGCCAGTGCGAAAGATCAATCGCACCGCTGTTTAGAGTGTGGCAACCCTTATTGTGAATGGAAATGTCCTGTTCACAACTACATTCCAAACTGGTTGAAGCTAGTGAGCGAAGGCAGTATTTTGGAAGCCGCTGAGTTGAGCCATCAAACCAACTCCTTGCCCGAAGTCTGTGGCCGAGTTTGCCCACAAGATCGTCTTTGTGAAGGTGCTTGTACGCTGGGTGAAGGCGGGTTTGGTGCGGTAACGATCGGTTCTGTTGAAAAATACATTACAGACACGGCGTTTGCTTTAGGCTGGCGTCCTGATATGTCTAATGTGGTACCGGTTAACAAAACTGTTGCTATCGTTGGTGCAGGTCCGGCTGGCTTGGCTTGTGCGGACATTCTCGTTCGTAATGGCATTAAGCCTGTGGTGTTTGATAAATACCCAGAAATCGGTGGTTTGCTGACCTTTGGTATTCCAGAGTTCAAACTGGAAAAAAGCGTCATGACACGTCGTCGTGAAATTTTCGAAGAAATGGGCGTCGAGTTTGTGCTTGGGACGTCTGTTGGTGATGACGTGCCATTTGAACATGTGTTGGAAGAGTACGATGCCGTGTTTTTAGGCATGGGGACTTACAAATACATGAAAGGCGGATTCGCTGGTGAAGACCTGCCAGGTGTTCATGATGCCTTGGATTACTTGATTTCCAACGTCAATCATTGCCTAGACTTCGAAGAAGACCCAGCTGATTATGTGAATCTAAAAGGTAAGCAAGTGGTTGTCTTGGGCGGGGGGGACACCGCCATGGACTGTAACCGTACCGCGATTCGTCAAGGCGCGAAAAGCGTGACTTGTGCTTACCGTCGTGACCAAGAAAACATGCCGGGTTCTCGTAAAGAAGTACAAAACGCCAAAGAAGAAGGTGTGCAGTTCCTTTTCAACCGTCAACCAGTGGAAATTATTGGTAACGGCAAAGTGGAAGGCGTTAAAGTGGTGGAAACCCAAATGGGCGAGCCTGACGAAAATGGTCGTCGTAGCCCTGAAATCATTGAAGGTAGTGAGCAAATTATACCGGCTGATACCGTATTGATCGCCTTTGGTTTCCAAGCCAGCCCAGCGCCTTGGTTCGAAAAATTCGGCATCGAAACCGACGCTCGTGGTCGTGTTATCGCCCCGAAGAAAGGCAAATTCATGTTCCAAACCACCAACGAAAAAATCTTTGCGGGTGGCGACATGGTGCGTGGTTCTGACCTAGTGGTTACTGCCATTGATGAAGGTCGTAAAGCCGCAGAAGGTATTATGGATTTCTTAGACGTATAA